In the Salvelinus fontinalis isolate EN_2023a unplaced genomic scaffold, ASM2944872v1 scaffold_0641, whole genome shotgun sequence genome, one interval contains:
- the LOC129846898 gene encoding zinc finger protein 883-like: MSGERETLMDEMEQSLYTLTKDNLRCLCERSGISGMDGSDVQGKNHHHSLCCKILEELWENVDSMESEEQGMSWLLQLKEDIRKIQENGSGAPLSPSQSIDDDAVDCDADENQKDMDWLPSTRLEAERMSPSQSFEDNAADCDEEWNEEDRDLLPSKGLEVEPAPERHTPEQREKRVSGAPSLSSPGNALLLGLKRVSVWLVDCRKTPGLRGTAGGGDEEEEGDVIHQRKRRGYCGSSGKPQQQHHHDADDPDWSLSESKHVNKQPQRRTGKKSHYCCTQCGKSLAGSAQLKMHQRIHTGEKPYSCSQCGKSFSLKGNLKMHQKTHTGEKIHHCSDCGKSFAQNSTLKAHKQTHKPAAERLYQCSFCEKTFCILATFNFHMKMHTKEKPFQCSDCGMRFIHFSLLKAHEHKHKPSAERPFRCSECGACFTTKGNFKFHQLTHNRGKRPYRCSECGNCFSHPVYLKNHQKRHSKEKSVVCDLCGKTFNHPDDFRIHMKIHRGVKLHNCSDCGSSFIFRRRLITHQRVHTGEMPYVCNHCGRRFSLSRTLVNHQRTHTGEKPYHCSFCGKSFSRSQNLAAHKRTHTGEKPHACDQCGKKFSRTDALAVHKRTHTGGRVA, from the exons atgagtggagagagggaaacgtTGATGGATGAAATGGAACAGAGTTTATACACTTTAACCAAGGACAATTTACGCTGCCTGTGTGAACGCAGTGGAATAAGTGGCATGGATGGCTCCGATGTTCAAGGAAAGAATCACCATCACTCATTGTGCTGTAAAATCCTGGAGGAACTTTGGGAAAATGTAGATTCAATGGAATCGGAGGAGCAGGGAATGTCTTGGTTACTCCAACTGAAAGAGGACATCAGAAAGATACAGGAGAATGGTAGTGGTGCACCTTTGAGTCCCAGCCAATCCATTGATGATGATGCTGTAGACTGTGATGCAGATGAGAACCAGAAGGACATGGATTGGTTACCTAGCACAAGGCTGGAGGCGGAGCGCATGAGTCCCAGCCAGTCCTTTGAGGACAATGCTGCAGACTGCGATGAAGAATGGAATGAGGAGGACAGGGATTTGTTGCCTAGCAAAGGCCTGGAGGTGGAGCCAGctccagagagacacacaccagagcagagggagaagagagtgaGTGGggccccctctctgtcctctcctggtAATGCCTTACTGCTGGGTCTGAAGAGGGTGTCTGTGTGGCTGGTCGACTGCAGGAAAACACCAGGGTTGAGAGGAACTGCTGGAggaggagacgaggaggaggaaggagacgtGATTCATCAAA GAAAAAGACGTGGctattgtggatcctctgggaagcctcaacaacaacatcatcatgATGCTGATGACCCAGACTGGAGTCTCTCTGAATCAAAACACGTCAACAAACAACCGCAGAGACgtacagggaagaaatctcactaCTGCTGCactcagtgtgggaagagtttagCTGGTTCAGCGCAACTTAAAATGCACCAGAGAATccatacaggagagaaaccttacagctgctCACAGTGTGGAAAAAGTTTCAGTCTAAAAGGTAATCTTAAAATGCACCAGAAAACACATACAGGGGAAAAAATTCACCATTGCTCTGACTGCGGGAAAAGTTTTGCACAAAACTCCACTTTAAAAgcacacaagcaaacacacaagCCTGCCGCAGAAAGGCTTTACCAATGCTCCTTCTGCGAGAAGACGTTTTGTATTTTGGCAACCTTTAATTTCCATATGAAAATGCACACCAAAGAGAAACCGTTCCAATGTTCTGACTGCGGAATGCGGTTCATTCATTTCAGTTTACTGAAAGCACATGAACATAAACACAAGCCCTCCGCCGAAAGGCCCTTCCGCTGCTCTGAATGCGGGGCGTGTTTTACTACAAAAGGTAATTTTAAATTTCACCAGCTGACGCACAACCGGGGAAAGAGACCTTACCGCTGCTCTGAGTGTGGGAACTGTTTCTCTCATCCGGTGTATCTGAAGAATCACCAGAAAAGGCACAGTAAAGAGAAGTCTGTTGTCTGCGACCTGTGTGGAAAGACCTTCAACCATCCTGATGACTTCAGAATTCACATGAAGATACACCGAGGAGTGAAACTGCACAACTGCTCCGACTGCGGCAGCAGCTTCATATTCCGCCGCCGTTTAATAACACACCAACGTGTGCATACTGGAGAGATGCCTTATGTCTGCAATCACTGTGGGAGGAGGTTTTCGCTGTCTCGTACTCTGGTGAATCACCAGCGAACGCACACGGGGGAAAAACCTTACCACTGTTCTTTCTGCGGGAAGAGCTTCAGTCGGTCACAAAACCTAGCTGCACACAAGAGAACTCATACTGGAGAGAAGCCTCATgcttgtgatcaatgtgggaagaagTTTTCCCGAACCGACGCGCTGGCTGTACACAAACGCACCCACACcggaggcagggtagcctag